Proteins co-encoded in one Diabrotica undecimpunctata isolate CICGRU unplaced genomic scaffold, icDiaUnde3 ctg00000659.1, whole genome shotgun sequence genomic window:
- the LOC140431339 gene encoding uncharacterized protein, with amino-acid sequence MMIALMNEVKGVRKDQQIFQEEICNLKKENRELKGKINFLESRIEKMDKQIRKQNIVIKGHDFKENEELEDATNFIANQLNLNVKIKDVQKIRTSQGKPPVAIVKVDTMKDKELIMKNKSKLRGTRYFIENDLTQAEAKLQKELRDMAKEEKGKGNETKVGYQKICINDEWWKWNHSTEKLEKMKKN; translated from the coding sequence ATGATGATCGCTCTTATGAACGAAGTTAAAGGAGTACGAAAAGACCAGCAGATCTTTCAAGAAGaaatttgcaatttaaaaaaagaaaatcgtgAGTTGAAGGGAAAGATAAATTTCCTGGAAAGCAGGATCGAAAAGATGGATAAACAAATTCGGAAACAAAACATTGTGATCAAAGGACACGATTTCAAAGAAAATGAGGAACTGGAAGATGCCACCAACTTTATAGCAAATCAATTGAATTTGAATGTGAAAATAAAAGATGTGCAGAAAATAAGAACCTCTCAAGGGAAACCACCAGTGGCGATAGTAAAAGTAGATACAATGAAGGATAAAGAACTTATTATGAAGAATAAGAGTAAATTAAGAGGAACGCGGTATTTCATTGAAAACGATCTAACCCAAGCCGAAGCCAAACTACAGAAAGAGCTAAGAGATATGgcgaaagaagaaaaaggaaaaggTAATGAAACAAAAGTCGGCTATCAGAAAATATGTATAAACGATGAATGGTGGAAATGGAACCATAGTACCGAAAAACtagagaaaatgaaaaaaaactga